In Pseudomonas asiatica, the following are encoded in one genomic region:
- a CDS encoding TIGR03915 family putative DNA repair protein — MGMIALDCDGLFATWRDQARVLLGHGIDPSEVTWAQGPVADLLAVPTALPEGSGPFRAKVPAALLGQLEQAARYRGEHRWNLLYEVLWRVAHGDRTAMLPGDRLGSELHRRIKQVNREAHHLHAFVRFVPLPEVLAEQLQLDLVAYHEPAHDILESASGHFADRLGRLRWMIATAHDGIRFDGQAFDYQRQCPEPWRQWARNAEDPGAELWRTYYRHTFNPARLNPDALRLHMPGRFWRHLPEGMLIPQLEGLARQGKQRDGQALEVASQAGKQISRPIR, encoded by the coding sequence GTGGGGATGATCGCGCTCGATTGCGACGGCCTGTTCGCCACCTGGCGTGACCAGGCCCGGGTGTTGTTGGGGCATGGCATCGACCCGTCGGAGGTCACCTGGGCGCAAGGGCCGGTGGCTGATTTGCTGGCCGTACCGACAGCGCTGCCGGAAGGCTCCGGTCCCTTTCGCGCCAAAGTGCCTGCGGCGCTGCTCGGCCAGCTGGAACAGGCGGCCCGCTACCGTGGCGAGCACCGCTGGAACCTGCTTTACGAGGTACTGTGGCGGGTGGCCCATGGCGACCGCACTGCAATGCTGCCGGGTGACCGATTGGGCAGTGAGCTGCATAGACGGATCAAGCAGGTCAATCGCGAAGCACACCACCTGCATGCGTTTGTACGCTTCGTACCACTACCCGAAGTATTGGCTGAACAGCTGCAACTCGACCTGGTGGCCTATCACGAGCCGGCGCATGACATTCTCGAAAGCGCCAGTGGGCATTTCGCCGACCGCCTGGGGCGTTTGCGCTGGATGATTGCCACGGCCCACGACGGCATACGCTTCGATGGCCAGGCATTCGACTACCAGCGACAGTGCCCCGAACCCTGGCGCCAATGGGCCCGCAACGCCGAAGACCCTGGTGCCGAATTATGGCGCACCTACTATCGTCATACCTTCAACCCCGCCCGCCTCAACCCCGACGCCTTGCGCTTGCACATGCCCGGGCGGTTCTGGCGCCATTTGCCGGAGGGCATGCTGATTCCGCAGCTCGAAGGCCTGGCTCGGCAAGGCAAGCAACGGGACGGCCAAGCACTGGAGGTCGCCTCTCAGGCTGGCAAACAAATCAGCAGGCCCATACGGTAG
- a CDS encoding saccharopine dehydrogenase family protein: MKKNVLIIGAGGVAKVVAHKCAQHNDELGRIAIASRNISKCQAIIDSVKAKGSLKVPADIQAFSLNALDVEATKALIRETESQIVINVGSAFLNMSVLRACIDTGVAYLDTAIHEEPGKICETPPWYGNYEWKHLEECQAKNITAILGVGFDPGVVNSYAKLAQQQYFDSIDSIDILDVNAGSHGKYFATNFDPEINFREFTGQVWSWQNSQWTSNTMFEVKRTDDLPVVGSQNLYLTGHDEVHSISKNLNVPNVRFWMSFGEHYINVFTVLKNLGLLSEQPVKTAEGLEVVPLKVVKAVLPDPASLAPGYTGKTCIGDLVKGTKDGQPREVFIYNVADHEEAYAETDSQGISYTAGVPPVAAALLVARGEWDAKRMVNVEELPAEPFLKALDVMGLPTRVKDEKGDRPWDAEA; the protein is encoded by the coding sequence TTGAAGAAGAACGTTCTTATCATTGGTGCAGGAGGTGTCGCCAAGGTGGTGGCCCACAAGTGCGCGCAGCATAACGACGAACTGGGTCGTATCGCCATCGCGTCACGGAACATCTCCAAATGCCAGGCCATCATCGACAGCGTCAAGGCCAAGGGTAGCCTCAAGGTACCCGCCGACATCCAGGCCTTCTCGCTCAATGCCCTCGATGTCGAGGCTACCAAGGCGCTGATCCGCGAGACCGAATCGCAGATCGTGATCAACGTTGGTTCCGCCTTCCTCAACATGTCGGTGCTGCGTGCCTGCATCGATACCGGTGTCGCCTATCTGGACACCGCCATCCACGAAGAGCCGGGCAAGATCTGCGAGACCCCGCCGTGGTACGGCAACTACGAGTGGAAACACCTCGAAGAGTGCCAGGCAAAGAACATTACCGCCATTCTCGGCGTCGGTTTCGACCCGGGTGTGGTGAACAGCTACGCCAAGCTGGCGCAGCAACAGTATTTCGACAGCATTGACTCGATCGACATCCTCGACGTCAATGCCGGTTCGCATGGCAAGTACTTCGCCACCAACTTCGACCCGGAAATCAACTTCCGTGAATTCACCGGGCAAGTGTGGAGCTGGCAGAACAGCCAGTGGACCAGCAACACCATGTTCGAGGTCAAGCGTACCGACGACCTGCCGGTGGTGGGTTCGCAGAACCTGTACCTGACCGGCCACGATGAGGTTCACTCGATTTCGAAGAACCTCAACGTGCCGAACGTGCGTTTCTGGATGAGCTTCGGCGAGCACTACATCAACGTGTTCACCGTGCTGAAGAACCTGGGCCTGCTCTCCGAGCAACCGGTGAAAACCGCCGAAGGCCTGGAAGTGGTACCGCTGAAAGTGGTCAAGGCCGTGCTGCCGGACCCAGCCTCTCTGGCCCCGGGCTACACCGGCAAGACCTGCATCGGTGACCTGGTCAAGGGCACCAAGGATGGCCAGCCGCGCGAAGTGTTCATCTACAACGTGGCCGACCACGAAGAAGCCTACGCCGAGACCGACAGCCAGGGTATTTCCTACACCGCCGGTGTACCGCCAGTGGCTGCCGCCCTGCTGGTCGCCCGTGGCGAGTGGGATGCCAAGCGCATGGTCAACGTCGAGGAGCTGCCAGCCGAGCCGTTCCTCAAGGCACTGGACGTCATGGGCCTGCCGACCCGCGTCAAGGATGAAAAAGGCGATCGTCCTTGGGACGCTGAAGCCTAA
- a CDS encoding type 1 glutamine amidotransferase domain-containing protein, whose translation MTKMSRLALAVASTLLATGAHAAAKGEVLVLLSSEHQLPLQDGKRYATGYYLNEFGVPADQLLKAGYKLVLVTPKGNAPSVDQRSIDPSYFAGDAVEMRRIEKVVQGLPGIDDTLSVKEVLAGDLGRYAGLFIPGGHAPLIDLANNPDVGALLRHFHQAGKPTAAICHGPIALLSAQQDPASYQSALARGEKPAAIDWLYKGYKMTIFSDPEEQVFEGSLKDQRLLFYPANAMAMAGGDMGYAKAWQPNVVVDRELITGQNPFSDKALAKVLLEKLAQQAKASGQGI comes from the coding sequence ATGACCAAGATGTCCCGGCTTGCCCTGGCTGTTGCCAGCACCCTGCTTGCCACCGGCGCCCACGCTGCGGCAAAGGGAGAGGTGCTGGTGCTGTTGTCCAGCGAGCACCAGTTGCCCCTGCAGGACGGCAAGCGCTACGCCACCGGCTACTACCTGAACGAATTCGGCGTGCCTGCCGACCAGTTACTCAAGGCTGGCTACAAGCTGGTGCTGGTTACCCCCAAGGGTAATGCCCCGAGTGTCGACCAGCGTTCGATCGACCCGAGCTACTTTGCCGGCGATGCGGTGGAGATGCGCCGGATCGAGAAGGTCGTGCAAGGCTTGCCGGGCATTGACGATACCCTGTCGGTGAAAGAAGTACTGGCAGGTGACCTGGGCCGCTATGCCGGGCTGTTCATCCCCGGCGGCCATGCGCCGTTGATCGACCTGGCCAACAACCCGGACGTGGGTGCCTTGCTGCGGCATTTCCATCAAGCCGGCAAGCCTACAGCCGCGATCTGCCACGGCCCCATCGCCTTGCTCTCGGCCCAGCAGGACCCGGCCAGCTACCAGTCGGCGCTGGCGCGTGGTGAAAAGCCGGCAGCCATCGACTGGTTGTACAAGGGTTACAAGATGACCATTTTCTCCGACCCGGAGGAGCAGGTATTCGAAGGTTCGCTCAAGGACCAGCGGCTGCTGTTCTACCCGGCCAACGCCATGGCAATGGCAGGGGGCGACATGGGCTACGCCAAGGCCTGGCAACCCAATGTGGTGGTGGACCGCGAACTCATCACCGGGCAGAACCCGTTCTCGGACAAGGCGCTGGCCAAGGTATTGCTGGAAAAGCTGGCTCAGCAGGCAAAGGCCTCTGGCCAGGGCATCTAG
- the nspC gene encoding carboxynorspermidine decarboxylase: protein MIKTPYYLIDKTKLLGNMEKIAYVREHSGAKALLALKCFATWSVFDLMQQYMDGTTSSSLYELKLGRQKFAGETHAYSVAWADDEVEEMLENCDKIIFNSIGQLQRFAEQSEGKVRGLRVNPQVSSSDYLLADPARPFSRLGEWDPAKVEQVIEQISGFMFHNNCENGDFGLFDKMLTHIEERFGHLLHKVEWVSLGGGIHFTGEDYALDAFCARLKAFSEKYGVQVYLEPGEAAITNSASLEVTVLDTLYNGKHLAVVDSSIEAHMLDLLIYRLNAKMAPNDGAHTYMVCGKSCLAGDIFGEYQFDRPLAIGDRLSFVDAAGYTMVKKNWFNGLKMPSIVVKQLDGSVEVVREFGFEDYVSSLS from the coding sequence ATGATCAAGACGCCGTACTACCTCATCGATAAAACCAAGCTGCTGGGCAACATGGAGAAGATCGCCTACGTGCGCGAACACTCCGGCGCCAAGGCACTGCTCGCCCTCAAGTGCTTTGCCACCTGGTCAGTCTTCGACCTGATGCAACAGTACATGGACGGCACCACCTCTTCGTCGCTGTACGAGCTCAAGCTCGGCCGCCAGAAGTTCGCCGGCGAAACCCACGCCTACAGCGTGGCCTGGGCCGACGACGAGGTCGAGGAAATGCTCGAGAACTGCGACAAGATCATCTTCAACTCGATCGGCCAGCTACAGCGCTTCGCCGAACAGTCCGAAGGCAAGGTCCGTGGCCTGCGCGTCAACCCGCAGGTCAGCAGCTCCGACTACCTGCTGGCAGACCCTGCCCGCCCGTTCAGCCGCCTGGGCGAATGGGACCCGGCCAAGGTCGAACAGGTGATCGAGCAGATTTCCGGCTTCATGTTCCACAACAACTGCGAGAACGGCGACTTCGGCCTGTTCGACAAGATGCTCACGCACATCGAAGAGCGCTTCGGCCACCTGCTGCACAAGGTCGAGTGGGTCAGCCTCGGTGGCGGCATCCATTTCACCGGTGAAGACTACGCGCTGGACGCCTTCTGCGCGCGCCTGAAAGCCTTCTCGGAAAAGTACGGCGTGCAGGTGTACCTGGAGCCGGGCGAAGCGGCCATCACCAACAGCGCCTCGCTGGAAGTGACCGTGCTCGACACCCTGTACAACGGCAAGCACCTGGCCGTAGTCGACAGCTCGATCGAAGCGCACATGCTCGACCTGCTGATCTACCGCCTCAACGCCAAGATGGCCCCCAACGACGGCGCGCACACCTACATGGTCTGCGGCAAGTCGTGCCTGGCCGGTGACATCTTCGGCGAATACCAATTCGATCGTCCGCTGGCCATCGGTGATCGCCTGTCGTTCGTCGACGCGGCGGGTTACACCATGGTCAAGAAAAACTGGTTCAACGGTCTGAAAATGCCATCCATCGTGGTCAAGCAACTCGACGGCAGCGTCGAAGTGGTGCGCGAGTTCGGTTTCGAAGACTACGTTTCCAGCCTGTCGTAA
- a CDS encoding helix-turn-helix transcriptional regulator: MPITPSEERQLTLTVLKAAIQALGSVAARNMEILLHDLDHPEHSVVAIVNGHLSGRSVGSPILAAPEQDQGFKALMQASADQHGCEPVVLPDYPTTLKGRTLRSATAIFRDSSGHPFASLCVNTDVTGLDAAMNFLQQFQPLGAIPAVSEPADMELLMSEIIQASLQRSGQGRMNKQAKVEAVRVMQERGLFIVKGGVEKAASALGVTRYTVYNYLEQLRGASQ; this comes from the coding sequence ATGCCTATCACCCCAAGCGAAGAACGCCAGCTCACCCTCACCGTCCTCAAGGCCGCCATCCAGGCCCTGGGCAGCGTTGCCGCGCGCAACATGGAAATCCTCCTGCACGACCTCGACCACCCGGAACACTCCGTGGTGGCGATCGTCAACGGCCATCTTTCCGGGCGCAGCGTCGGTAGCCCAATCCTCGCCGCCCCGGAACAGGACCAGGGTTTCAAGGCGCTGATGCAGGCCTCGGCCGATCAGCACGGCTGCGAGCCGGTGGTGCTGCCCGACTACCCCACCACGCTGAAGGGCCGCACACTGCGCAGCGCCACGGCCATCTTCCGTGACAGCAGCGGGCACCCCTTCGCCAGCCTTTGCGTCAACACCGACGTCACCGGCCTGGACGCCGCCATGAACTTTCTTCAGCAGTTCCAGCCGCTGGGGGCCATACCTGCCGTCAGTGAACCCGCCGACATGGAACTGCTGATGAGCGAGATAATCCAGGCATCCCTGCAGCGCAGCGGCCAAGGGCGGATGAACAAGCAGGCCAAGGTCGAGGCCGTGCGCGTGATGCAGGAGCGTGGCCTGTTCATCGTCAAGGGCGGCGTGGAAAAGGCCGCCAGCGCCCTGGGTGTGACCCGCTACACCGTTTACAACTACCTCGAGCAATTGCGCGGAGCCAGCCAATGA
- a CDS encoding LysR family transcriptional regulator — protein sequence MNISSKDFNLLYLFHVLYQERNATFAAQRMALSQPALSHKLNKLRHQFGDPLFVRAPRGLTPTPRAHELAPEVERLVVGLEGFYERCEGQDFLARPARLHLYSTDYVEQTLLPRLLPILRSQAPNLTLVTCNTRGLLPREELEKGTCDLAVAGFYTDLPETFHQQRLLSEPLVVLASRSHPGLENGLDLDTFLASDHLLTTLTGDLDGLVDRALRSQGMQRRVVAGLSSFLAPMRLLRGTDLLLTCLRSLATEAVERDDDLLMYPLPLTLPAIEVMQIWHERTHADPLRRWFRQQLWNVAQEAAACASNNF from the coding sequence ATGAATATCTCCAGCAAGGACTTCAACCTGCTGTACCTGTTCCATGTGCTGTACCAGGAACGCAACGCCACCTTCGCCGCCCAGCGCATGGCGCTGAGCCAGCCGGCCCTAAGCCACAAACTCAACAAGCTGCGCCATCAGTTTGGCGACCCGCTGTTCGTGCGCGCGCCCAGGGGCCTGACCCCGACGCCACGCGCCCACGAACTGGCGCCTGAGGTAGAACGCCTGGTCGTGGGCCTGGAAGGTTTTTATGAGCGCTGCGAAGGGCAGGACTTCCTCGCCCGCCCTGCCCGACTGCACCTGTACAGCACCGATTATGTGGAGCAGACCCTGTTGCCCAGGCTGCTGCCGATCCTGCGTAGCCAGGCACCGAACCTGACGCTGGTCACCTGCAACACCCGCGGTCTGCTGCCTCGCGAAGAACTGGAGAAAGGCACCTGTGACCTGGCCGTTGCCGGGTTCTACACCGACCTGCCGGAAACCTTCCACCAACAGCGCCTGCTCAGTGAACCCTTGGTAGTGCTGGCCTCGCGCAGCCATCCAGGCCTGGAAAACGGCCTGGACCTCGATACCTTCCTTGCCAGCGACCACCTGCTTACCACCCTCACCGGCGACCTCGATGGCCTGGTCGACCGCGCCTTGCGCAGCCAGGGCATGCAACGGCGGGTCGTGGCTGGCCTGTCGAGTTTCCTGGCTCCCATGCGCCTGCTGCGCGGCACCGATCTGCTGCTCACCTGCCTGCGCTCACTGGCCACCGAAGCCGTCGAACGTGACGACGACCTGCTCATGTACCCGCTGCCGCTGACATTGCCAGCGATCGAGGTGATGCAGATCTGGCACGAACGCACCCACGCCGACCCCTTGCGCCGCTGGTTTCGCCAACAGCTGTGGAACGTCGCCCAAGAGGCAGCCGCCTGCGCGAGTAACAATTTCTAA
- a CDS encoding UDP-glucose dehydrogenase family protein: protein MKVTVFGTGYVGLTQAVCLAQVGHSVLCMDVDAERVASLNAGHCPIFEPGLAPMLEKNLACGRLRFTTDASEAANYAKVQFIAVGTPPQADGSADLKHVFAVVDSILEHADGPKLIVNKSTAPVGTVHRIKARIAQAVADTSRLRVVSNPEFLKEGSAVDDCMRPERIIIGGAEPAEVELLRELYLPFSRNREKLMVMDARSAELTKYAANCMLATKISFINEIANLAEHLGADIELVRRGIGSDPRIGYDFIYAGCGFGGSCFPKDLQALRRSAEAEGFEPQLLRAVESVNEQQKNRLFGKIQRHYPRGLRGKVFAVWGLSFKPNTNDIREASSRVLLEALWAAGARVQAHDPQAMEEIQRHYGARADLQLVPRKDDALRGADALVIITEWQEYRVLNLDKVPQQLADRVVFDGRNLFEPEHMAAAGLTYYGIGRGQVQPACPY from the coding sequence ATGAAGGTCACGGTTTTCGGTACCGGCTATGTCGGCCTCACCCAGGCAGTGTGCCTGGCCCAGGTGGGCCATTCGGTGTTGTGCATGGATGTCGACGCCGAGCGGGTCGCCAGCCTCAATGCAGGCCATTGCCCGATCTTCGAGCCCGGCCTTGCGCCGATGCTGGAGAAGAACCTGGCGTGCGGTCGCCTTCGCTTCACCACCGACGCCAGCGAAGCGGCCAACTACGCAAAGGTGCAGTTCATTGCCGTCGGCACCCCGCCTCAGGCCGATGGCAGCGCCGACCTGAAGCACGTGTTCGCCGTGGTCGACAGCATCCTCGAACATGCCGATGGCCCCAAGTTGATCGTCAACAAATCCACCGCACCGGTTGGTACGGTGCACCGCATCAAGGCGCGCATCGCCCAGGCCGTGGCCGATACCAGCCGCTTGCGCGTCGTCAGCAACCCCGAGTTCCTCAAGGAGGGCTCGGCGGTCGATGACTGCATGCGCCCGGAGCGCATCATCATCGGTGGCGCGGAACCCGCCGAAGTAGAGCTGCTGCGCGAGCTGTACCTGCCGTTCAGCCGCAACCGCGAAAAACTGATGGTGATGGACGCGCGCAGCGCCGAGCTGACCAAGTACGCGGCCAACTGCATGCTGGCGACCAAGATCTCGTTCATCAACGAAATCGCCAACCTGGCCGAGCATCTGGGCGCCGACATCGAACTGGTGCGCCGCGGCATCGGCTCGGACCCGCGCATCGGCTACGACTTCATCTATGCCGGCTGCGGCTTTGGCGGCTCATGCTTCCCCAAGGACCTGCAAGCCCTGCGCCGCAGCGCCGAGGCCGAGGGCTTCGAACCACAGTTGCTGCGTGCGGTGGAATCGGTCAACGAGCAGCAAAAGAACCGGCTGTTCGGCAAGATCCAACGCCACTACCCACGCGGCCTGCGAGGCAAGGTCTTCGCCGTGTGGGGGTTGTCGTTCAAGCCCAATACCAACGACATTCGCGAGGCCTCCAGCCGAGTCTTGCTGGAAGCGCTGTGGGCCGCCGGCGCGCGGGTGCAGGCCCATGACCCGCAGGCCATGGAGGAAATCCAGCGGCACTATGGCGCCCGCGCCGACCTGCAACTGGTACCGCGCAAGGACGACGCGCTGCGCGGCGCCGATGCCCTGGTGATCATCACCGAATGGCAGGAATACCGCGTGCTCAACCTGGACAAGGTGCCGCAACAACTGGCCGACCGGGTGGTGTTCGACGGGCGCAACCTGTTCGAACCCGAGCACATGGCCGCCGCCGGCCTGACTTACTACGGCATCGGTCGCGGCCAGGTGCAGCCAGCATGCCCGTACTGA
- a CDS encoding pyridoxal-phosphate dependent enzyme, with protein sequence MTLHIHTPLIESRPLSLAADSNVWLKLDALQPCGSFKLRGVGHACEVHHARGARHFVSSSGGNAGLAVAYAGRKLGVPVTVVVPETTTERAKDLLRLEGAKVVVHGSSWQEANALAQTLVGPDDAFIHPFDDPLLWAGHASLVDEVAEAGVKPDAVVLSVGGGGLLSGVVEGLQRNGWGDVPVLAVETEGAASLHAAMRAGHSVELERIASVATSLGAKRVADQALVCVQQHPVHSHLVTDRAALEACERFLLDHRVLVEPACGAALALAYAPGALAQYQNVLVVVCGGATATLEQIQAWLQQVD encoded by the coding sequence ATGACCTTGCATATCCATACCCCCCTGATCGAGTCCCGCCCGCTGTCGCTGGCCGCGGACAGCAACGTCTGGCTCAAGCTCGATGCCCTGCAGCCCTGCGGCTCGTTCAAGCTGCGCGGCGTGGGCCATGCCTGCGAGGTGCACCATGCCCGTGGCGCGCGGCACTTCGTGTCTTCCTCGGGCGGCAACGCGGGCCTGGCAGTGGCCTATGCCGGGCGCAAGCTGGGCGTGCCGGTGACCGTGGTAGTGCCCGAGACCACCACCGAGCGGGCCAAAGACCTGCTGCGCCTGGAGGGCGCCAAGGTGGTGGTGCATGGCAGCTCCTGGCAAGAGGCCAACGCCCTGGCGCAGACCTTGGTCGGCCCGGATGACGCCTTCATCCACCCATTCGACGACCCGCTGCTGTGGGCCGGGCATGCCAGCCTGGTGGATGAAGTCGCCGAGGCCGGCGTGAAACCGGATGCCGTGGTGTTGTCGGTAGGCGGTGGTGGTTTGCTCAGTGGTGTGGTCGAGGGGCTACAGCGTAACGGCTGGGGCGATGTGCCGGTGCTGGCGGTGGAAACCGAGGGCGCGGCATCGCTGCATGCGGCCATGCGGGCGGGGCATTCGGTGGAGCTGGAACGTATTGCCTCGGTGGCGACGTCGCTGGGGGCCAAGCGTGTGGCTGACCAGGCGCTGGTGTGCGTGCAGCAGCATCCGGTGCACAGCCACCTGGTCACTGACCGCGCTGCGCTGGAGGCGTGCGAGCGGTTCCTGCTGGACCATCGCGTGCTGGTGGAGCCTGCATGTGGGGCGGCTTTGGCGTTGGCCTATGCACCGGGCGCCCTGGCGCAGTACCAGAATGTGCTGGTGGTGGTTTGTGGCGGGGCTACCGCCACGCTGGAGCAGATCCAGGCATGGTTGCAGCAGGTTGATTGA
- the mqo gene encoding malate dehydrogenase (quinone) yields MRITIKPVLALTGLALAFGMLDAQAAETRRVDVMLVGGGIMSSTLAVWLNELEPGWSMEMVERLDKVAEESSNGWNNAGTGHSALAELNYTPEKDGKVDISKAVEINESFQVTRQFLAWQVKQGVLKNPHSFINTTPHMSFVWGDDNIRFLKKRYEALQASPLFKPMQYSEDHEQIRKWVPLMMEGRDPNQKLAVTWTPIGTDVNFGEITRQYVGYLQTRPNFDLKLSTEVQAITRNDDGSWHVEYKNLKDGSNAATDARLLFIGAGGAALPLLQKSGIEEAKDYAGFPVGGSFLVTDNPAIAQRHMAKAYGIAATGAPPMSVPHLDTRVLDGKRMILFGPFATFSTKFLKQGSLLDLFASASVHNAWPMVRVGVREFDLVQYLIGQVLQSDDDRFEALRTYFPEAKKEDWRLWQAGQRVQIIKKDEALGGVLKLGTEVVTSNDGSIAGLLGASPGASTAPPIMLDVLSKVFKDKMASPQWQAKIRQIIPSYGIRLNDHPDQVQKEWAYTNEVLQLNPPEGAVTP; encoded by the coding sequence ATGAGGATCACCATCAAGCCGGTACTGGCGCTGACCGGGCTGGCCTTGGCATTCGGCATGCTCGATGCCCAGGCCGCGGAAACCAGAAGGGTCGATGTCATGCTGGTGGGCGGCGGCATCATGAGTTCAACCCTGGCCGTCTGGCTCAATGAGCTGGAGCCGGGTTGGTCGATGGAAATGGTCGAGCGCCTGGACAAGGTCGCCGAAGAAAGCTCCAACGGCTGGAACAACGCTGGTACCGGCCACTCGGCCCTGGCCGAACTGAACTACACCCCGGAGAAGGACGGCAAGGTCGATATCAGCAAGGCGGTGGAGATCAACGAGTCGTTCCAGGTCACCCGTCAGTTCCTCGCCTGGCAGGTCAAGCAGGGCGTGCTGAAGAACCCGCATTCCTTCATCAATACTACCCCGCACATGAGCTTCGTCTGGGGCGACGACAACATTCGCTTCCTGAAGAAGCGCTACGAGGCGCTGCAGGCCAGTCCGTTGTTCAAGCCCATGCAGTACTCCGAGGACCACGAGCAGATCCGCAAGTGGGTACCGTTGATGATGGAGGGCCGCGACCCCAACCAGAAACTGGCCGTGACCTGGACCCCGATCGGCACCGACGTCAACTTTGGCGAGATCACCCGGCAATACGTGGGCTATCTGCAGACCCGGCCGAACTTCGACCTCAAGCTGTCGACCGAAGTGCAGGCGATCACCCGCAACGACGACGGCTCCTGGCATGTCGAATACAAGAACCTCAAGGACGGCAGCAATGCGGCCACCGACGCCAGGTTACTGTTCATCGGCGCAGGTGGTGCAGCGCTGCCACTGCTGCAGAAGTCGGGTATCGAGGAGGCCAAGGACTATGCCGGTTTCCCGGTCGGTGGTTCGTTCCTGGTCACCGACAACCCGGCCATCGCCCAGCGTCACATGGCCAAGGCCTACGGTATCGCCGCCACCGGCGCACCACCGATGTCGGTGCCGCACCTGGACACCCGTGTGCTCGATGGCAAGCGCATGATCCTGTTCGGGCCGTTCGCCACCTTCTCGACCAAGTTCCTCAAGCAGGGCTCGCTGCTTGACCTGTTCGCCAGCGCCAGTGTGCACAATGCCTGGCCGATGGTAAGGGTTGGGGTGCGCGAGTTCGACCTGGTGCAGTACCTGATCGGCCAGGTGCTGCAATCTGACGATGACCGTTTCGAAGCGTTGCGCACCTACTTCCCCGAGGCGAAGAAGGAGGACTGGCGGCTGTGGCAGGCGGGCCAGCGGGTGCAGATCATCAAGAAGGACGAAGCATTGGGTGGTGTGCTCAAGCTCGGCACTGAAGTGGTGACGTCCAATGATGGCAGCATTGCAGGATTGCTGGGTGCTTCGCCTGGCGCCTCGACCGCGCCGCCGATCATGCTCGATGTGCTGAGCAAGGTGTTCAAGGACAAGATGGCATCGCCGCAGTGGCAGGCGAAGATCAGGCAGATCATCCCGTCCTACGGCATCCGCCTTAACGACCACCCGGACCAGGTGCAGAAGGAGTGGGCATACACCAACGAGGTGTTGCAACTGAATCCTCCCGAGGGCGCCGTTACGCCGTAG
- a CDS encoding putative DNA modification/repair radical SAM protein — MQLIAKLGILADAAKYDASCASSGAPKRNSRGADGLGATNGMGICHSYTPDGRCVSLLKVLLTNFCLYDCQYCVNRRSSNVPRARFSPEEVVRLTLDFYRRNCISGLFLSSGIIRSADYTMEQLVRVARLLREEHDFRGYIHLKTIPDADPLLIEEAGRLADRLSVNIELPTDASLKRLAPEKQAHTIRQAMGVIHQGQQAVAHEPKAPRFTPAGQSTQVIVGADSTDDSTLLRNAESLYQGYGLKRVYYSAFSPIPDSPGSVPLAAPPLLREHRLYQADFLLRGYGYKAGELLGQSGNLALDIDPKLAWALANRDVFPLDVNRAEPALLARIPGIGLRSVQRLVALRRERRIRYDDLIQLRCVLDKARPFIVTSDYRPPQAELRSGLLRARLREPQAPVQMGLWG; from the coding sequence ATGCAACTCATCGCCAAACTCGGCATCCTTGCCGATGCTGCCAAGTACGACGCATCCTGCGCCAGCAGCGGCGCGCCCAAACGCAACTCGCGCGGGGCTGATGGGCTGGGTGCTACCAATGGCATGGGCATCTGTCACAGCTACACCCCTGATGGGCGCTGCGTATCGCTGCTCAAGGTGCTGCTGACCAACTTTTGCCTCTACGACTGCCAGTACTGCGTCAACCGCCGATCCAGCAACGTGCCACGCGCACGCTTCAGCCCCGAGGAAGTGGTCCGGCTGACCCTGGACTTCTACCGGCGCAACTGCATAAGCGGCCTGTTCCTCAGCTCCGGCATCATCCGTTCGGCGGACTACACCATGGAGCAGCTGGTCCGTGTGGCGCGGCTGTTGCGCGAAGAGCACGACTTCCGTGGCTACATCCACCTCAAGACCATCCCCGATGCCGACCCGTTGCTGATCGAGGAGGCAGGGCGCCTGGCAGACCGGCTCAGCGTCAACATCGAGCTGCCGACCGACGCCAGCCTGAAACGCCTGGCACCGGAAAAACAGGCGCACACGATTCGCCAGGCCATGGGCGTGATCCACCAGGGCCAGCAAGCTGTGGCCCACGAACCCAAGGCGCCGCGCTTTACCCCGGCCGGGCAAAGCACCCAGGTGATCGTCGGGGCCGACAGCACCGACGACAGCACACTGCTGCGCAATGCCGAATCGCTGTACCAAGGCTACGGCCTCAAGCGTGTGTACTACTCCGCCTTCAGCCCCATCCCTGACAGCCCCGGCAGCGTCCCCCTGGCCGCACCACCGCTGCTGCGCGAGCACCGTCTGTACCAGGCTGACTTCCTGTTGCGTGGCTATGGCTACAAGGCCGGCGAGCTGCTGGGCCAGAGCGGCAACCTGGCACTGGACATCGACCCCAAGCTGGCCTGGGCGCTGGCCAACCGCGACGTGTTCCCGCTGGATGTGAACCGTGCCGAGCCGGCGCTACTGGCGCGCATCCCCGGCATCGGCCTGCGCAGCGTGCAGCGCCTGGTAGCCCTGCGACGCGAACGGCGCATTCGGTACGATGACCTGATCCAGTTGCGCTGCGTGCTGGACAAGGCGCGGCCATTCATTGTCACCAGCGACTACCGCCCGCCCCAGGCCGAACTGCGCAGCGGCCTGCTGAGGGCGCGCTTGCGTGAGCCGCAGGCCCCGGTGCAGATGGGTTTGTGGGGATGA